One Peromyscus leucopus breed LL Stock chromosome 20, UCI_PerLeu_2.1, whole genome shotgun sequence genomic region harbors:
- the LOC114694189 gene encoding LOW QUALITY PROTEIN: cysteine and histidine-rich protein 1-like (The sequence of the model RefSeq protein was modified relative to this genomic sequence to represent the inferred CDS: inserted 1 base in 1 codon), with amino-acid sequence MSGAEEAGGGGPAAGPAGAVPAGVGVGAGPGAAAGPAAAALGEAAGPGXPDEAGLAGARQLQEAAGDPDAPPKKRLRAAEAAEAAAAAVAAGSGKLEERLYSVLCCTVCLDLPKASVYQCTNGHLMCAGCFIHLLADARLKEEQATCPNCRCEISKSLCCRNLAVEKAVSELPSECGFCLRQFPRSLLERHQKEECQDRVTQCKYKRIGCPWHGPFHELTVHEAACAHPTKTGNELMEILDEMDQSHRKEMQLYNSIFSLLSFEKIGYTEVQFRPYRTDDFITRLYYETPRFTVLNQTWVLKARVNDSERNPNLSCKRTLSFQLLLKSKVTAPLECSFLLLKGPYDDVRISPVIYHFVFTNESNETDYVPLPIIDSVECNKLLAAKNINLRLFLFQIQK; translated from the exons ATGTCCGGCGCCGAGGAGGCCGGCGGGGGTGGCCCGGCTGCGGGGCCCGCGGGTGCCGTGCCGGCCGGGGTCGGGGTAGGGGCCGGGCCTGGGGCTGCCGCGGGGCCAGCTGCGGCGGCGCTGGGCGAGGCGGCGGGCCCGG TCCCGGACGAGGCAGGCCTGGCCGGCGCTCGGCAGCTGCAAGAGGCGGCCGGCGACCCTGACGCGCCGCCCAAGAAGCGGCTGCGGGCGGCCGAGGCGGCcgaggcagcggcggcggcggtggcagcgggcAGCGGGAAGCTGGAGGAGCGGCTGTACTCGGTGCTGTGCTGCACCGTGTGCCTGGACCTGCCCAAGGCTTCCGTGTACCAG TGTACTAACGGTCACTTGATGTGCGCTGGCTGTTTTATCCACCTACTAGCAGATGCCCGGCTGAAGGAGGAGCAGGCCACATGTCCCAACTGTCGTTGTGAGATCAGTAAGAGCCTCTGCTGCCGGAACCTGGCCGTGGAGAAAGCTGTGAGCGAGCTGCCTTCAGAGTGTGGCTTCTGTCTGCGCCAGTTCCCTCGCTCCCTCCTAGAGAGGCACCAGAAAGAGGAATGCCAGGACAG GGTGACACAGTGCAAGTACAAGCGTATTGGCTGCCCATGGCATGGCCCTTTCCATGAGCTGACAGTGCATGAAGCTGCATGTGCTCACCCAACCAAGACAGGCAATGAGCTGATGGAGATCCTAGACGAGATGGACCAGAGCCACCGCAAGGAGATGCAGCTCTACAACAGCATCTTCAGCCTGCTCAGCTTTGAGAAGATTGGCTACACAG AGGTTCAGTTCCGGCCTTACCGCACTGACGACTTCATCACGCGCCTGTACTATGAGACGCCCCGGTTCACAGTGCTGAACCAGACGTGGGTCCTGAAGGCCCGCGTGAATGACTCGGAGCGCAACCCCAACCTGTCGTGCAAGCGCACGCTCTCCTTCCAGCTGCTCCTCAAGAGCAAGGTCACGGCGCCCCTGGAGTGCTCTTTCCTTCTGCTCAAGGGCCCCTACGACGACGTGAGGATCAGCCCCGTCATCTACCACTTCGTCTTCACCAACGAGAGCAACGAGACGGACTACGTGCCGCTGCCCATCATCGACTCGGTGGAGTGCAACAAGCTGCTGGCCGCCAAGAACATTAACCTGCGGCTCTTCCTGTTCCAGATACAGAAGTAG
- the LOC114694190 gene encoding cysteine and histidine-rich protein 1-like isoform X1 translates to MVSKPRSEWSTLLSHLVLAAVSLHAAVSSVQSSRGAAAGFLLQTFAAIAMLAPGLNTHEDCLAGAWVATVIGLPLLAFDFHWVNGDRSSANLLLGGGMVLAVAGDHLGPEGCSVAGQAVLLVVAVTILIVAVFTANTYGMWGGAILGVAGLLSRLEEDRLLLLPKEDVCRWALAAGSWAYCRALQTQRPQWE, encoded by the exons ATGGTCTCCAAACCCCGGAGCGAATGGAGTACCCTCCTGTCCCACCTGGTGCTGGCAGCCGTGTCTCTGCATGCGGCGGTGAGCTCGGTACAG TCCAGCCGAGGAGCTGCTGCTGGCTTCCTGCTCCAGACCTTTGCAGCCATCGCTATGTTGGCCCCGGGGCTGAACACACACGAAGACTGTCTCGCTGGAGCTTGGGTTGCCACGGTCATCGGtctgcctcttctggccttcgaCTTTCACTGGGTGAATGGGGACCGCTCTTCTGCCAACCTGCTCCTGGGAGGAGGCATGGTGTTGGCGGTGGCTGGTGACCACCTTGGCCCTGAAGGGTGCTCTGTGGCTGGGCAGGCAGTGCTGCTGGTGGTGGCTGTGACCATCCTTATTGTAGCTGTTTTCACGGCCAACACTTATGGGATGTGGGGGGGTGCCATACTGGGCGTGGCCGGGCTCCTGAGCCGCCTGGAAGAGGACAGGCTGCTGTTGCTGCCCAAGGAGGATGTCTGTCGCTGGGCCCTGGCTGCAGGCAGTTGGGCCTATTGCAGGGCCCTGCAGACACAGCGCCCACAGTGGGAGTGA
- the LOC114694190 gene encoding cysteine and histidine-rich protein 1-like isoform X2: protein MVSKPRSEWSTLLSHLVLAAVSLHAAVSSSSRGAAAGFLLQTFAAIAMLAPGLNTHEDCLAGAWVATVIGLPLLAFDFHWVNGDRSSANLLLGGGMVLAVAGDHLGPEGCSVAGQAVLLVVAVTILIVAVFTANTYGMWGGAILGVAGLLSRLEEDRLLLLPKEDVCRWALAAGSWAYCRALQTQRPQWE, encoded by the exons ATGGTCTCCAAACCCCGGAGCGAATGGAGTACCCTCCTGTCCCACCTGGTGCTGGCAGCCGTGTCTCTGCATGCGGCGGTGAGCTCG TCCAGCCGAGGAGCTGCTGCTGGCTTCCTGCTCCAGACCTTTGCAGCCATCGCTATGTTGGCCCCGGGGCTGAACACACACGAAGACTGTCTCGCTGGAGCTTGGGTTGCCACGGTCATCGGtctgcctcttctggccttcgaCTTTCACTGGGTGAATGGGGACCGCTCTTCTGCCAACCTGCTCCTGGGAGGAGGCATGGTGTTGGCGGTGGCTGGTGACCACCTTGGCCCTGAAGGGTGCTCTGTGGCTGGGCAGGCAGTGCTGCTGGTGGTGGCTGTGACCATCCTTATTGTAGCTGTTTTCACGGCCAACACTTATGGGATGTGGGGGGGTGCCATACTGGGCGTGGCCGGGCTCCTGAGCCGCCTGGAAGAGGACAGGCTGCTGTTGCTGCCCAAGGAGGATGTCTGTCGCTGGGCCCTGGCTGCAGGCAGTTGGGCCTATTGCAGGGCCCTGCAGACACAGCGCCCACAGTGGGAGTGA
- the Kifc2 gene encoding kinesin-like protein KIFC2 isoform X2 produces MYAFYSLLIYIFYSLFRRDGGAAVATDPGDPTQRSGGKPRGRRRPDQFTSELWTELNSLAGCSESEDGQKGAEGGAPEVSLEEALMRLAEFLSVQLGAEESCGTPDPSKPGEVPPLLTVTSQLLALLAWTRSPRGRQALLQGTLPACPGQPSTPDGSLSQEESASQHTPILDEVPGDETQEHQPPQLEEEQRAWQRLEQLILGQLEELRQQLEQQEEELSRLRLGAGVTDSEKRVQHLTLENEALKQSLSLTRDLLLHWGPGPLTRAPQEEAGALLELQGQLQEAQDTTEALRVQLGVQEKQLQGLRGALQQLQQETEQNCRQELQQVHGQLAGLRARMASLRQGCGDLRGLVSTFTQSCQGSLSEAQGQVSWALGALSAGGVRTQLPEGQQGPPTGCSGRLLELKGNIRVLCRLRPAEGIPSSLVSVEPGQGGTITTCHRGRQHRFRLDWVFPPDASQEEVFRQLESAVLSCLQGYSVCIFTYGQTGTGKTYSMEGPPEDPGIAPRALQLLFREMGTGGHHHVTLSMVEIYNEAVRDLLATGPPERLVVRQGPAGQGGIQVAGLTHWDVPNLETLHQMLSLGRSNRATAATVMNQHSSRSHALVTLTLRAASPPRAQGITGTLHLVDLAGSERVWKAGVASTLQRDPNGARRLREAQAINRSLLALGGVMAALRARRPHVPFRDSQLTRLLQPALGAGTTAVLLLQISTRTEDLGETICSLKFAERVGQVELGPARRRRAPRSGTPSSLSTDTPLTGTSCTPTPSPGTPPSPGPNSCPGLILEPPGDLPP; encoded by the exons ATGTACGCCTTTTACTCTCTGCTCATCTACATCTTCTACAGTCTTTTTCGCAGGGATGGCGGGGCTGCGGTGGCCACGGACCCCGGCGACCCCACCCAG AGAAGCGGTGGCAAACCGAGGGGTCGTCGCCGCCCTGATCAGTTCACATCAGAGCTGTGGACCGAGCTGAACAGCCTAGCGG GCTGCTCAGAATCTGAGGATGGTCAGAAAGGAGCCGAGGGTGGAGCACCTGAGGTGTCTCTGGAAGAGGCGCTCATGCGCCTTGCTGAGTTCCTCTCCGTCCAGTTGGGGGCAGAAGAGAGCTGCGGGACTCCTGACCCGAGCAAG CCTGGTGAGGTCCCCCCACTGTTGACAGTAACAAGTCAGCTCTTGGCCCTTCTGGCGTGGACACGGAGCCCTAGGGGGAGGCAGGCCCTGCTCCAGGGGACACTGCCAGCCTGCCCAGGGCAGCCCTCCACTCCAGATG GGTCTCTGTCCCAAGAAGAAAGCGCCTCTCAACACACTCCCATCCTGGATGAGGTACCAGGGGATGAGACCCAGGAACATCAGCCTCCCCAGCTGGAGGAGGAACAGAGGGCCTGGCAGAGGCTGGAACAGCTTATTCTTGGACAG CTGGAAGAGCTGAgacagcagctggagcagcaggaagaagagcTGAGTAGACTGCGCCTGGGAGCG GGGGtgacagattcagagaagagAGTTCAGCATCTCACACTGGAGAATGAAGCCTTGAAGCAGAGCTTGAGCCTGACTCGGGACCTCCTGCTGCACTGGGGCCCTGGCCCCCTCACCAGAGCTCCCCAG gaggaggcaggggctCTGTTGGAGCTGCAGGGCCAGCTTCAAGAGGCCCAAGACACCACAGAAGCCCTGCGGGTCCAG CTGGGGGTGCAGGAGAAGCAGCTGCAGGGCCTTCGAGGGGCCCTCCAGCAGCTCCAGCAGGAGACAGAGCAGAACTGCAGACAGGAGCTGCAGCAAGTTCACGGACAGCTGGCAG GACTTCGGGCACGGATGGCCAGCCTTCGTCAGGGCTGTGGGGACCTCCGAGGACTGGTCAGCACCTTTACTCAGAGTTGTCAGGGCTCGCTGAGTGAGGCCCAGGGCCAG GTATCCTGGGCCCTTGGGGCTCTGTCAGCTGGAGGGGTTAGGACTCAGCTCCCAGAGGGGCAgcagggccccccaactggatgcTCAGGGCGGCTTTTGGAACTCAAGG GCAATATCCGTGTGCTCTGTCGGCTGAGACCAGCTGAAGGGATACCTTCCAGCCTGGTGAGCGTAGAGCCTGGGCAAGGGGGGACCATCACCACCTGCCACCGAGGTCGCCAGCACCGCTTTCGCCTGGACTGGGTCTTTCCTCCAGATGCCAGCCAGGAGGAG GTCTTCAGGCAGCTAGAGTCAGCTGTGCTGTCTTGCCTGCAGGGCTACAGCGTCTGCATCTTCACTTATGGTCAGACTGGGACTGGGAAAACCTACAGCATGGAG GGCCCACCTGAGGACCCTGGCATAGCTCCTAGGGCACTGCAGTTGCTGTTCCGGGAGATGGGGACTGGAGGGCACCACCATGTGACCCTCAGCATGGTGGAGATCTACAACGAGGCAGTCAG GGACCTCCTAGCTACAGGGCCTCCAGAGCGCCTGGTTGTGAGGCAGGGGCCTGCAGGGCAAGGGGGAATTCAAGTGGCTGGCCTCACACACTGGGATGTACCTAACCTGGAAACCCTGCACCAG aTGCTGAGTCTGGGGAGGAGCAACCGAGCTACAGCAGCCACGGTCATGAACCAGCACAGCTCACGCTCCCACGCCCTAGTTACGCTGACTTTGCGTGCAGCATCTCCACCTCGTGCCCAGGGTATCACAG GCACACTGCACCTGGTGGACCTGGCAGGATCCGAGCGTGTGTGGAAAGCGGGGGTGGCCAGCACGCTACAGAGGGATCCGAATGGCGCCCGGCGCCTGCGGGAGGCCCAGGCCATCAACCGCTCTTTGCTGGCCCTAGGAGGAGTGATGGCGGCCCTCCGAGCTCGGCGGCCGCACGTACCGTTCCGAGACTCCCAGCTTACACGCCTGCTACAGCCCGCGCTTGGCGCGGGCACCACCGCCGTGCTGCTGCTGCAG ATCTCCACGAGGACCGAAGATCTTGGCGAGACCATCTGCTCGCTCAAGTTCGCCGAGCGAGTGGGTCAAGTGGAACTGGGGCCAGCCCGGCGCCGGAGGGCCCCACGCTCTGGAACCCCTTCTTCTCTCAGTACCGACACCCCACTCACTGGGACTTCCTGCACCCCTACACCATCTCCTGGCACCCCTCCAAGTCCCGGCCCCAACAGCTGTCCTGGCTTGATTCTTGAGCCTCCAGGGGACCTGCCTCCGTAG
- the Kifc2 gene encoding kinesin-like protein KIFC2 isoform X3, giving the protein MRLAEFLSVQLGAEESCGTPDPSKPGEVPPLLTVTSQLLALLAWTRSPRGRQALLQGTLPACPGQPSTPDGSLSQEESASQHTPILDEVPGDETQEHQPPQLEEEQRAWQRLEQLILGQLEELRQQLEQQEEELSRLRLGAGVTDSEKRVQHLTLENEALKQSLSLTRDLLLHWGPGPLTRAPQEEAGALLELQGQLQEAQDTTEALRVQLGVQEKQLQGLRGALQQLQQETEQNCRQELQQVHGQLAGLRARMASLRQGCGDLRGLVSTFTQSCQGSLSEAQGQVSWALGALSAGGVRTQLPEGQQGPPTGCSGRLLELKGNIRVLCRLRPAEGIPSSLVSVEPGQGGTITTCHRGRQHRFRLDWVFPPDASQEEVFRQLESAVLSCLQGYSVCIFTYGQTGTGKTYSMEGPPEDPGIAPRALQLLFREMGTGGHHHVTLSMVEIYNEAVRDLLATGPPERLVVRQGPAGQGGIQVAGLTHWDVPNLETLHQMLSLGRSNRATAATVMNQHSSRSHALVTLTLRAASPPRAQGITGGVMAALRARRPHVPFRDSQLTRLLQPALGAGTTAVLLLQISTRTEDLGETICSLKFAERVGQVELGPARRRRAPRSGTPSSLSTDTPLTGTSCTPTPSPGTPPSPGPNSCPGLILEPPGDLPP; this is encoded by the exons ATGCGCCTTGCTGAGTTCCTCTCCGTCCAGTTGGGGGCAGAAGAGAGCTGCGGGACTCCTGACCCGAGCAAG CCTGGTGAGGTCCCCCCACTGTTGACAGTAACAAGTCAGCTCTTGGCCCTTCTGGCGTGGACACGGAGCCCTAGGGGGAGGCAGGCCCTGCTCCAGGGGACACTGCCAGCCTGCCCAGGGCAGCCCTCCACTCCAGATG GGTCTCTGTCCCAAGAAGAAAGCGCCTCTCAACACACTCCCATCCTGGATGAGGTACCAGGGGATGAGACCCAGGAACATCAGCCTCCCCAGCTGGAGGAGGAACAGAGGGCCTGGCAGAGGCTGGAACAGCTTATTCTTGGACAG CTGGAAGAGCTGAgacagcagctggagcagcaggaagaagagcTGAGTAGACTGCGCCTGGGAGCG GGGGtgacagattcagagaagagAGTTCAGCATCTCACACTGGAGAATGAAGCCTTGAAGCAGAGCTTGAGCCTGACTCGGGACCTCCTGCTGCACTGGGGCCCTGGCCCCCTCACCAGAGCTCCCCAG gaggaggcaggggctCTGTTGGAGCTGCAGGGCCAGCTTCAAGAGGCCCAAGACACCACAGAAGCCCTGCGGGTCCAG CTGGGGGTGCAGGAGAAGCAGCTGCAGGGCCTTCGAGGGGCCCTCCAGCAGCTCCAGCAGGAGACAGAGCAGAACTGCAGACAGGAGCTGCAGCAAGTTCACGGACAGCTGGCAG GACTTCGGGCACGGATGGCCAGCCTTCGTCAGGGCTGTGGGGACCTCCGAGGACTGGTCAGCACCTTTACTCAGAGTTGTCAGGGCTCGCTGAGTGAGGCCCAGGGCCAG GTATCCTGGGCCCTTGGGGCTCTGTCAGCTGGAGGGGTTAGGACTCAGCTCCCAGAGGGGCAgcagggccccccaactggatgcTCAGGGCGGCTTTTGGAACTCAAGG GCAATATCCGTGTGCTCTGTCGGCTGAGACCAGCTGAAGGGATACCTTCCAGCCTGGTGAGCGTAGAGCCTGGGCAAGGGGGGACCATCACCACCTGCCACCGAGGTCGCCAGCACCGCTTTCGCCTGGACTGGGTCTTTCCTCCAGATGCCAGCCAGGAGGAG GTCTTCAGGCAGCTAGAGTCAGCTGTGCTGTCTTGCCTGCAGGGCTACAGCGTCTGCATCTTCACTTATGGTCAGACTGGGACTGGGAAAACCTACAGCATGGAG GGCCCACCTGAGGACCCTGGCATAGCTCCTAGGGCACTGCAGTTGCTGTTCCGGGAGATGGGGACTGGAGGGCACCACCATGTGACCCTCAGCATGGTGGAGATCTACAACGAGGCAGTCAG GGACCTCCTAGCTACAGGGCCTCCAGAGCGCCTGGTTGTGAGGCAGGGGCCTGCAGGGCAAGGGGGAATTCAAGTGGCTGGCCTCACACACTGGGATGTACCTAACCTGGAAACCCTGCACCAG aTGCTGAGTCTGGGGAGGAGCAACCGAGCTACAGCAGCCACGGTCATGAACCAGCACAGCTCACGCTCCCACGCCCTAGTTACGCTGACTTTGCGTGCAGCATCTCCACCTCGTGCCCAGGGTATCACAG GAGGAGTGATGGCGGCCCTCCGAGCTCGGCGGCCGCACGTACCGTTCCGAGACTCCCAGCTTACACGCCTGCTACAGCCCGCGCTTGGCGCGGGCACCACCGCCGTGCTGCTGCTGCAG ATCTCCACGAGGACCGAAGATCTTGGCGAGACCATCTGCTCGCTCAAGTTCGCCGAGCGAGTGGGTCAAGTGGAACTGGGGCCAGCCCGGCGCCGGAGGGCCCCACGCTCTGGAACCCCTTCTTCTCTCAGTACCGACACCCCACTCACTGGGACTTCCTGCACCCCTACACCATCTCCTGGCACCCCTCCAAGTCCCGGCCCCAACAGCTGTCCTGGCTTGATTCTTGAGCCTCCAGGGGACCTGCCTCCGTAG
- the Kifc2 gene encoding kinesin-like protein KIFC2 isoform X1, translating into MRLAEFLSVQLGAEESCGTPDPSKPGEVPPLLTVTSQLLALLAWTRSPRGRQALLQGTLPACPGQPSTPDGSLSQEESASQHTPILDEVPGDETQEHQPPQLEEEQRAWQRLEQLILGQLEELRQQLEQQEEELSRLRLGAGVTDSEKRVQHLTLENEALKQSLSLTRDLLLHWGPGPLTRAPQEEAGALLELQGQLQEAQDTTEALRVQLGVQEKQLQGLRGALQQLQQETEQNCRQELQQVHGQLAGLRARMASLRQGCGDLRGLVSTFTQSCQGSLSEAQGQVSWALGALSAGGVRTQLPEGQQGPPTGCSGRLLELKGNIRVLCRLRPAEGIPSSLVSVEPGQGGTITTCHRGRQHRFRLDWVFPPDASQEEVFRQLESAVLSCLQGYSVCIFTYGQTGTGKTYSMEGPPEDPGIAPRALQLLFREMGTGGHHHVTLSMVEIYNEAVRDLLATGPPERLVVRQGPAGQGGIQVAGLTHWDVPNLETLHQMLSLGRSNRATAATVMNQHSSRSHALVTLTLRAASPPRAQGITGTLHLVDLAGSERVWKAGVASTLQRDPNGARRLREAQAINRSLLALGGVMAALRARRPHVPFRDSQLTRLLQPALGAGTTAVLLLQISTRTEDLGETICSLKFAERVGQVELGPARRRRAPRSGTPSSLSTDTPLTGTSCTPTPSPGTPPSPGPNSCPGLILEPPGDLPP; encoded by the exons ATGCGCCTTGCTGAGTTCCTCTCCGTCCAGTTGGGGGCAGAAGAGAGCTGCGGGACTCCTGACCCGAGCAAG CCTGGTGAGGTCCCCCCACTGTTGACAGTAACAAGTCAGCTCTTGGCCCTTCTGGCGTGGACACGGAGCCCTAGGGGGAGGCAGGCCCTGCTCCAGGGGACACTGCCAGCCTGCCCAGGGCAGCCCTCCACTCCAGATG GGTCTCTGTCCCAAGAAGAAAGCGCCTCTCAACACACTCCCATCCTGGATGAGGTACCAGGGGATGAGACCCAGGAACATCAGCCTCCCCAGCTGGAGGAGGAACAGAGGGCCTGGCAGAGGCTGGAACAGCTTATTCTTGGACAG CTGGAAGAGCTGAgacagcagctggagcagcaggaagaagagcTGAGTAGACTGCGCCTGGGAGCG GGGGtgacagattcagagaagagAGTTCAGCATCTCACACTGGAGAATGAAGCCTTGAAGCAGAGCTTGAGCCTGACTCGGGACCTCCTGCTGCACTGGGGCCCTGGCCCCCTCACCAGAGCTCCCCAG gaggaggcaggggctCTGTTGGAGCTGCAGGGCCAGCTTCAAGAGGCCCAAGACACCACAGAAGCCCTGCGGGTCCAG CTGGGGGTGCAGGAGAAGCAGCTGCAGGGCCTTCGAGGGGCCCTCCAGCAGCTCCAGCAGGAGACAGAGCAGAACTGCAGACAGGAGCTGCAGCAAGTTCACGGACAGCTGGCAG GACTTCGGGCACGGATGGCCAGCCTTCGTCAGGGCTGTGGGGACCTCCGAGGACTGGTCAGCACCTTTACTCAGAGTTGTCAGGGCTCGCTGAGTGAGGCCCAGGGCCAG GTATCCTGGGCCCTTGGGGCTCTGTCAGCTGGAGGGGTTAGGACTCAGCTCCCAGAGGGGCAgcagggccccccaactggatgcTCAGGGCGGCTTTTGGAACTCAAGG GCAATATCCGTGTGCTCTGTCGGCTGAGACCAGCTGAAGGGATACCTTCCAGCCTGGTGAGCGTAGAGCCTGGGCAAGGGGGGACCATCACCACCTGCCACCGAGGTCGCCAGCACCGCTTTCGCCTGGACTGGGTCTTTCCTCCAGATGCCAGCCAGGAGGAG GTCTTCAGGCAGCTAGAGTCAGCTGTGCTGTCTTGCCTGCAGGGCTACAGCGTCTGCATCTTCACTTATGGTCAGACTGGGACTGGGAAAACCTACAGCATGGAG GGCCCACCTGAGGACCCTGGCATAGCTCCTAGGGCACTGCAGTTGCTGTTCCGGGAGATGGGGACTGGAGGGCACCACCATGTGACCCTCAGCATGGTGGAGATCTACAACGAGGCAGTCAG GGACCTCCTAGCTACAGGGCCTCCAGAGCGCCTGGTTGTGAGGCAGGGGCCTGCAGGGCAAGGGGGAATTCAAGTGGCTGGCCTCACACACTGGGATGTACCTAACCTGGAAACCCTGCACCAG aTGCTGAGTCTGGGGAGGAGCAACCGAGCTACAGCAGCCACGGTCATGAACCAGCACAGCTCACGCTCCCACGCCCTAGTTACGCTGACTTTGCGTGCAGCATCTCCACCTCGTGCCCAGGGTATCACAG GCACACTGCACCTGGTGGACCTGGCAGGATCCGAGCGTGTGTGGAAAGCGGGGGTGGCCAGCACGCTACAGAGGGATCCGAATGGCGCCCGGCGCCTGCGGGAGGCCCAGGCCATCAACCGCTCTTTGCTGGCCCTAGGAGGAGTGATGGCGGCCCTCCGAGCTCGGCGGCCGCACGTACCGTTCCGAGACTCCCAGCTTACACGCCTGCTACAGCCCGCGCTTGGCGCGGGCACCACCGCCGTGCTGCTGCTGCAG ATCTCCACGAGGACCGAAGATCTTGGCGAGACCATCTGCTCGCTCAAGTTCGCCGAGCGAGTGGGTCAAGTGGAACTGGGGCCAGCCCGGCGCCGGAGGGCCCCACGCTCTGGAACCCCTTCTTCTCTCAGTACCGACACCCCACTCACTGGGACTTCCTGCACCCCTACACCATCTCCTGGCACCCCTCCAAGTCCCGGCCCCAACAGCTGTCCTGGCTTGATTCTTGAGCCTCCAGGGGACCTGCCTCCGTAG
- the Foxh1 gene encoding LOW QUALITY PROTEIN: forkhead box protein H1 (The sequence of the model RefSeq protein was modified relative to this genomic sequence to represent the inferred CDS: deleted 1 base in 1 codon), producing MASGWDPTSTHRVWPSALSPLLGQTPAQGCLPGMEPCSNSQLRPPTAESPPKRRKKRYLRHDKPPYTYLAMIALVIQASPFRRLKLAQIIRQVQAVFPFFRDDYEGWKDSIRHNLSSNPCFRKVPRDPAKPQAKGNFWAVDVSLIPAEALRLQNTALCRRWQTPGKHRTFVKDLSPYVLHGQPYQPLSPPPPSREGFSIKSLLGDPGKRSTWPQQPTLAGQSSAAQAGTWSKGGEGVCTVPPNSSEKPLWPLCSLPGPTRIEGESSQGDVIRPSPLSPEQGTWPVHLLQGSPDPMGMSNRGCRAPLWGQLPTSYLPVYTPNVVMPLATLPPTSCSQCPSSSSPAYWSVGTKSQESQDLLSDLDSLFQGVPPNKSIYDVWVSHPRDLAAPAPGWLLSWYSL from the exons ATGGCTTCAGGCTGGGACCCAACCTCGACACACAGGGTCTGG CCGTCTGCCTTGAGCCCCCTGTTAGGCCAGACTCCGGCCCAGGGCTGCCTTCCTGGCATGGAGCCTTGCAGCAACTCTCAACTGAGACCTCCAACGGCAGAGTCTCCCcccaagaggaggaagaagagatacCTGCGGCATGACAAGCCCCCCTACACCTACTTGGCCATGATCGCCTTGGTAATTCAGGCCTCACCCTTCCGCAGGCTGAAGCTGGCCCAG ATCATCCGTCAGGTCCAGGCAGTGTTCCCCTTCTTCAGGGACGACTATGAAGGCTGGAAGGACTCCATTCGCCACAACCTGTCCTCCAATCCGTGCTTCCGTAAG GTGCCCAGGGACCCTGCAAAGCCCCAGGCCAAGGGCAACTTCTGGGCGGTGGATGTGAGCCTGATCCCAGCAGAGGCGCTGCGCCTTCAGAACACTGCCCTGTGCCGGCGATGGCAGACCCCGGGCAAACACAGAACTTTCGTCAAGGACCTCAGCCCCTACGTGCTCCATGGCCAGCCTTATCAGCCACTCAGTCCCCCACCACCATCCAGGGAAGGTTTCAGCATCAAGTCCCTGTTAGGGGACCCTGGGAAAAGATCGACATGGCCCCAGCAGCCTACCCTAGCTGGACAGAGCAGCGCAGCTCAGGCAGGCACCTGGTCCAAGGGGGGGGAAGGGGTGTGCACTGTACCCCCTAACTCCTCTGAGAAGCCTCTGTGGCCCCTGTGCTCCCTTCCTGGGCCCACGAGAATAGAGGGTGAATCTTCCCAAGGGGACGTCATCAGGCCCTCCCCCCTTTCCCCAGAGCAAGGCACCTGGCCTGTCCACTTACTTCAGGGTTCCCCAGATCCCATGGGAATGTCCAACAGGGGGTGCAGGGCTCCCTTGTGGGGACAGCTCCCCACTTCGTACTTGCCCGTCTACACTCCCAATGTAGTAATGCCCTTGGCCACGCTACCTCCCACCTCTTGTTCCCAGTGCCCATCTTCAAGCAGTCCGGCCTACTGGAGTGTAGGCACTAAATCCCAAGAGTCCCAGGACCTGCTCAGTGATCTAGATTCCCTCTTCCAGGGAGTACCACCCAACAAGAGCATCTATGACGTGTGGGTCAGCCACCCTCGGGACCTGGCTGCTCCTGCCCCGGGCTGGCTGCTCTCCTGGTACAGCCTGTAA